The genomic interval ACGTATCTGTTACTATTATTGCCAATAAAAACGAATTTATTGCATCTCTATTTTTATTTTTTATGAACAGCTCTAATGATACTGCCTCCACCGACAACAACATCACCATCATAAAACACAACAGATTGTCCTGGTGTAATCGCCCTCTGCATTTCATTAAATGTAACTTTGACGACGCCATCTGCAAGCGGTGTGATCAGAGCATCGCCTTCTTTCGCACCGTAACGAATTTTTGCTGAAACTTTTAAAGGTTCTTGCAGTGTATCAATCGTAATCCAGTTTAAATCTGTTGCAATTAATTCTTTTGCGAAAACATCTTCATTACTACCGACAATTACCTGATTTTTCTTCATATCAAGTCCCACTACATAGAGTGGATTTTTAGCCGCGATCCCCAATCCCTTTCGCTGCCCAATTGTATATAATGGGACGCCTTTATGCTTTCCAATTACTTTTCCAGACAAGTCGACAATATTCCCTGGTGTTAATGCCCGCGGAACTTTATCTTCAAGATAAGCTTTATAATCATCATTTGGAACAAAACAAATTTCTTGACTATCAGGCTTATTTGCTACAGACAAATTAAATTCGGCAGCCATTTTGCGCGTTTCCACTTTACTGTAGTTTCCTAAAGGCATCATAAAATGATGCAATGTTTTTTGGTTCAAATGATACAATGCATAAGACTGATCTTTTGTATCGTCTGTTCCTTTACGTAACACATACCGCCCTGTATTTTTATCTTGTTCAATTCTTGCATAATGCCCAGTAGCTACAAATTCAGCTCCTAATTCTAAGGAACGTTGCAACAACCCTTCAAATTTAACATATCGATTGCAGGCAATACAAGGATTTGGCGTCCGTCCCTGTGCATATTCATCAACAAAATAATCAATAACAGTCGTCTGAAACATATCTCTAAAATTCATTACATAGTGTGGAATACCGATCGTATCCGCTACTCGGCGCGCATCATCTACAGCAGAAAGAGAACAACAGCCTCGATCAGCTTCAGCATCAAAATCACGGCTATCATCACTTAATCTCATCGTGACACCTATTACGTCATAGCCTTCACGTACAAGAAGGGCGGCAGTTAAAGAACTGTCCACCCCTCCGCTCATGGCTACAACCACCTTGGGCTTAGCACACATTAAATAATCACAATCCTTCTATTTTTTTTGTTTACTGATATAATCCTTAATCGCTTCATGCATCGCATCAGCGGCTAAATTAGAACAATGCATTTTTACAGGAGGTAAACCGCCTAATGCTTCTGCGACCGCTTGATTTGTTATCTCCAAAGCGTCTTCTAATGTTTTTCCCATTACCATTTCAGTTACCATACTGCTTGTTGCAATCGCAGCACCGCAGCCAAATGTTTTAAACTTTACATCTTTTATAATATTATCTTCTACTTTTAAAAAGATTTTCATAATATCGCCGCATTTTGCATTCCCTACTTCACCGACACCATTGGCATCAACGATTTCACCCACATTCCGTGGATTCGTAAAATGATCCATAACTTTTTCTGTATAATCACTTGTAGACATTATTATAACACCTCTTAAATTAAATTATTTCTTATAACATGTTTTACACGGTTTTGCCATAACACCTGTAGAATTCTCAGCAGATAGCGGAGACATACTACGTAAACGTGCAATGATCTGCGGTAAAACTTCTAATGTATACGCGATATCTTCCTCTGTATTATCACGACCTAAGCTAATGCGAAGAGAACCATGTGCGATCTCATGCGTCAGCCCCATCGCAAGTAAAACATGGGACGGATCAAGCGAACCAGATGTACATGCTGAACCACTTGAAGCAGCAATTCCTTTAATATCTAAATTTAACAACAATGATTCACCCTCAATGTAGCGGAAACTAAAATTCACATTTCCGGGCAAACGTTTTGTTGGATGTCCGTTGAGTTTTATATCCGGAATTCTTTCTTGAATACCTTGGATCAATTTATCCCGAAGTTTAAGAAGATGTGTATTATTTTCGACAAAATCTTGTTTTGCTATCTTTGCTGCCATGCCAAGGCCAACAATCGCTGGTACATTTTCTGTCCCTGCACGCATATTGCGTTCTTGTGCCCCACCTAATTGCATAGGCTGAATTCTTACCCCACGTCGAATGTAAATTGCACCAATCCCCTTTGGACCATAAAATTTATGACCAGATAAGGACAATAAGTCAATATGCATCTCTTGTACATCAATTTCAACATTCGCTACCGCTTGCACAGCATCTGTATGAAAATAAATGCCATGTTCTTTTGCAATTGCTCCAATTTCCTTGATCGGTTCAATTGTACCAACTTCATTATTTGCAAACATAACACTAATTAAAATGGTTTTATCTGTAATTGCAGCTTTTAGATCCTCAATGCGCACCATTCCATCTTCATCCACAGGTAAATAAGTCACTTCAAAATCTTGTTTTTCTAACCATTGGCAAGTATGCAAAACTGCATGATGTTCAATCTGCGTCGTAATAATATGATTGCCCTTATTTTTATTTGCAAAAGCAACTCCCTTTAAAGCAAAATTATCACTTTCACTTCCGCCGCTTGTAAAAAATATCTCATTCTCATTCGCATGAATTAACGCTGCAATATTTTCCCGCGCATCTCTTACTTCTTTACGGACTTCACGTCCAAAAGAGTGTACGCTCGAAGGATTGCCAAACTTCGTTGTCATATATTCAAGCATTGCACTCGCTATTGTTTTATCTGTTGGAGTCGTTGCTGAATGGTCAAAATAAATACGTCTCATAATAAATAGGTCATCTCCTTATTTTTTCTCATCACGACATAAATCAGCCAATGAAATAGAATCTAATACACTATTAATACTATCACAAACCTTTGCCCAGACACCTCTGGTTACACAAGCACCAGCTTTTTCACAATAACTGTTCTCTTTTGCATCGGTCAATAAACAATCTACCAAAGCAATCGGGCCTTCCATCGTTGTGATAATATCGCCTACTGTAATACACGCAGGATCCTTGGACAATATATAGCCACCCTGCGCTCCACGAACGCTTGTCACATAACCAGCATTTCGCAGCGTGCAAATCAACTGCTCTAAATAATGCTCAGATATCCCTTGATTCGCGGCAATCGTTTTTAGCGATATAGGACCTTCTCCATAATGTAAAGCTAACTCATACATTGCAGCAACCCCATATCGTCCTTTTGTAGATAATTTCACAAAAACCTCTCCTAATATTCGGCATTTTTATTCCCGACTAAAACAATCGGTTTTGTCTGGTTTTAATATAACAAAAATTTGCGTCATTGTCAAAGATATTTTTTATCATTATAGTTTATTAAAATAAATAAAGTCTATACAAGAAAGCTTTTACAAAAATCTCTATATAAATGCAAAATCTTAGTATTTTTTTCCCCAATGCTGTTTTAATCTAGCCCTAATCGCTTTTTCTGTACCATTTTCTGTTGGTGAATAATAAGTTGCTCCATCTAATTCATCCGGCAAATAATGCTGTACAATAAAGTGATTCTCATAGTTATGTGGATAAAGATAGGTTTCCCCATGCCCTAATTTAGCCGCACCTTTATAATGCGCATCACGAAGATGTAGAGGAATTTGTCCACAATTTTTATTTTTGACGTCTGAGATAGCAGCATCAATTGCCAGATAAGCGGCATTGCTCTTCGGTGCTGAAGCTACATAGGTAACAGCTTGTGCAAGAGGAATTCGCGCCTCTGGCATGCCAAGAAATTGAACAGACTGGACTGCTGCCATAGCGATAACTAACGCTTGTGGATCAGCATTCCCAACATCTTCAGCTGCACAAATTGCAATACGTCTTGCAATAAAATTAAGATTTTCGCCCGCAACAAGCATCCGCGCAAGATAGTGGAGTGCGGCATCGGGATCACTGCCTCTCATGCTCTTAATAAACGCTGAGATTGTATCATAGTGATTATCCCCAGTTTTATCATAAGTTTGTAATTTTTCACCGATAATTTCACGAAGAATTTCGTTTGTTATTTGTCCCCCTGATGACAGCAACATACTAGCTTGTTCCAGAATATTTAACGCTACTCGTGCATCACCGTTCCCTACTGCGGCAATCTTTTCAAACATCTCATCACTGCAAGTAATGTCAAATAACCCTAATCCACGTTCTCGATCAGATAAAGCTTGTTTCAATATTGCTACAATATCTCTGTTGCTTAAAAGCTGCAAGCGAACAATCCGAACTCTCGATAATAAAGGTAAATTCACTTCAAAATAAGGATTTTCTGTTGTTGCACCAATAAGAATAATTCTGCCATCTTCCACATAGGGTAAAAGCACATCTTGTTGACTCTTATTAAACCGATGAATTTCATCAATAAAAACAATCGTGCGTTTCTGATAAAATTGCAAGCGTTCTTTTGCCGCATCCACAATCTTACGAATATCTGCAATTCCCGCAGAAACAGCATTTAGTTTTTCAAAATGACTATTTGTCATTGCTGCAATCATATGCGCAAGTGTGGTTTTCCCTGTGCCTGGTGGTCCAAAGATAATCATAGAGGAAATATGATCACTTTCAATCATTTTACGCAAAAATTTCGAATTACCAATCATTTCTTCATGACCGATAAATTCCTCAAAAGTTCTTGGCCGCATCCGAACTGCCAACGGTTGACTACTTGTATGAACCTCTGCATTTGAATAAGAAAATAAATTCATATCGTCTTTCATTCTATTTTTCTCCCGTCGATCCCATCCCGCCCTGACGAATTGCGCTTTCATGCACACAATCATCATCGGTTGTTAAATATTTATAAAATACACCTTGCGCAATACGCATACCTTTCTCTATCATAACGTCCTCTTCATTATGATTAAAAACTGCAAGCATAATATGCCCCTCATTGTCTACATTATTATAATAATCAGCATCGATAATCCCCTGACTATTGATCAACGTTACCATGTTTTTTATAGAAAACCCGGAGCGAATATGTATGCCTAAATATTCATCCTTTTGCATATAGGCTTTTAATCCAGTTGGAATTAAACTTACCTTTTGGGCTTTTAAAACTGTTTTTTCTCCTGCCTCTATATCATAGCCTGCACTGGCAATCGTTTTACGCTTAGGTAGCTGTATATCTCGTGCCATGTAACTGCGAATCACTTCAAAGCCTCTTACTGCCATTTCTCTATCTCCTCATAAATCATACTCATAATTCTATTATATAAAAAAGAGTCAAGTAACATCGTACTCGACTCTTCTTACTTACGTTAAGCTTTTGACTCTTCCTTTTTTTCACCATTCAAACCATTGTTAAGCGGCTTAAATGGGGTAATTGTTGAAATTGCATGTTTATATACAAGCTGCTGCTTGCCATCATTTTCAATAATAACAGTAAAATTGTCAAATCCTTTTACCGCTCCACGAAGCTGAAAACCATTTACGAGATATATAATAACTGCTGCATTTTCTTTTCGTACTTGATTTAAAAAACTATCTTGCAAATTTATTACTTTCATTGGCATAGCGAAAACCTCCTGCATAATGCATTATAAGTATTTTACTTTCTTTGCTATATTCTACTTAATTGAATATTTTCCTGCAATATCAATGTAAACATTTTCCATGACATCTTCTAGACATACTTGCTCAACATCATACCAATGTATATATGGCATTTTTTTAAACCACGTCAATTGCCTTTTTGCAAAATGCCGCGTAGCCTTTTTTATATGATCTACAGCAAACGCAAGAGAAACTTCTCCTTGCAAATAAGCAATAATTTCTTTATATCCAATCCCTTTCATCGCCTGACAATCCGCAGCAACTCCCTGTTGCAGCAACATTTCTACTTCCTTAACTAATCCTGCATCTATCATGAGGTCGACACGTTGGTTTATGCGTTCATATAGTCTGCTGCGCTCCATTGTCAAACCAATCACATATGCATCATAGGCAAGCTCGCCCTCTGCATTTTTATTTTGAGAAATATGCTCTCCACCAAAATGATATACTTCCAAAGCTCGAATCACCCGACGAAAATCATTCACATGTAATCGCTTCGCCGATTCCGGGTCTACTTTTTGAAGCATTGCATGTACATATTCTTTGCCATGTAATTTTGCAAGCTCTTCTAAATTTAAACGATACGCCTCATCACTAGGAGTTTCATTAAATCGATAATCTTCAATTAAAGATTTTATATATAAACCAGTACCGCCAGCTAAAATAGGAACTTTATGCTCTCGATTGATTTCATAAATCTTTCGACTTGCAACTTCTCTAAACTGCGTCACATTAAACTCTTCATTCGGTGTTAAAATATCAATTAAATGATGCGTTATCCCTGCTTGCTCTTCCATCGTCGGTTTTGCTGTCCCAATATTAAAACCACGATAAACCAGCATGGAATCCCCCGAAATAATTTCAGTATTAAGCTTTTTTGCCAATTGGATACTAAGATTGGTCTTGCCGACCGCTGTAGGACCAAGAATAACAATTAATTTTTCTTTATGATTTACTCGCATCGATAACTCCATAATTTACACTACTGTATTTGCCACCAAAAATAGTTTCTATCTGCAATCTTTCAAATTCACTACTATGATTCGTTTCTTTAACCACAACACATTTTTTCGCGACCCGTCTCGCCTCAGTTAGAGATTCTAATGACACTGCACGATGGTCCGCTAAACAACGCATCGGCTGTAAATTTACACTCTCATGAATTGGTCTGCGAAACATCGGATCTATGTAAACGACATCGAAACTATTTTTCGGCAGTTGTAAAAGATACATATTATAATCCTCCTGCACAACTTCAATCCGTCTTAATGCATTTTGAAGTTCAGGCTCGTTTGTCTGATACTGTTTTAATCCCAGCTTAGCAATCAACGCCAAAATCGGCGATACTTCCAGACCAACAATTCTTCCTTTTTCACCAGCTATATAGCTTGCAACAATCGAATCAGCGGCTAACCCCAGCGTACAGTCGAGTACGGACATTCCTTCCTGTAACCCCATAGCTTGCACCATGTTGTCTATTTTTCCCATTCGTAAATTTTTAATACGCAATTGTGCCATATTAAGATGAAAAAACAATTCCCCTTCTAAGGTATGTACAACCAACCCTCGTTTACTTACGACAAGAATAGTCTCTACCTTACACGATTTACGTAATGTTGCAATAGAAAAATTTTCACGCGACACAAATACAGCATGCAGGGTCTTTGCAACCTCTTGCGCTTTTACAACTTGCTCTAGTGTTGTTTTTTGTCCTGTAGTCACAATTATATCCATCATTCCCTCAATCATTAAGTCCGCTTAAACATTTTTGCCAATTCGCCACTCTCGAATTTTATAATTGACGGTCTTCCATGCGGACAAGTATATGGTAAGGTTGTATTTGTTAATTCATCTAACAAAATTTGCATTTGCCTAATATTCAAAAGATCGCCGGCTTTAATGGCTGCGCGACAAGCAGTAATTGCTAAACAAGCATGCCGTATTTCTTGCGACGTGGGCTGATGTAAGTTTTGAAGTGCCTCTAATATCTCACGAATTACAGCCTCCGCCTCACCAATCGGAATATCTGCCGGTATCTCTTTTAGACGCATTGTCATTGGACCACTTGCTTCCATCGAAAATCCTAATTGGTGAAATAAGTCTTGATGGTTTAAAATCAATCCACATTCTTTATCATCAAAATCCAGAAATAAATGCACCAATAGTTGCTGAGATGGGATTTCTTCTGTCATTTTCGCAAAACGATCATATAAAATCCGTTCATGCGCCGCATGCTGGTCAACAATGTACAATCCTTTACCATCGCTGGCAATAATATAGCATCGATCAACTTGTCCCATTGGCATTAATACGCCTTCATAAACAAGCGTGGATTCACCCCTTGATTCCTGCTCGTGCACATATTCGGCTGGAGTCTCTTGCATTCTTTCTGTCGGTACTTCTGAAAAACGCACCTCATTTTGCCGAATTGCTTGTGCTTCAGCAAAAGACACTGTATGCTCCGATGGAGTAATTGGCGATGGCATTGGAACATATTGTTGATGCAGATTTTCTTGCACGGGAAAACGAATCGGCGCATAATGCCTTTCTATATTTTGAACCGGTGCAGCAATCGAGTCCAGTTGGTCATGATTACGAATTGCATCTAAAACCGTTTTATATACCGCTTTAAAAATTCTGCCTTCATCTTCAAACTTAAGTTCACTTTTTTGCGGATGTACATTAACATCAATCGTATTTTGCGGCACTTGAATATTCATAACAACCAGTGGATATCCTGATTTCGGCAACAAAGAATGATAGGCATTATCAATGGCTTTCGCAATACTACGACTGCCTATAATTCGTCCATTTACAATAAAAGTTTGCCATTGACGATTACTGCGAATGATATTCGGCTTAGATAAAAAACCTTGAATTGAAATTCCTTCGTCCACGAATGCAAGCGGCAACAATCCATCACTTACTTTTGTTCCATAAATATTTTTCAACGTATCAAACAAATTACCATTTCCAGGTGTTGACAATACTAATTTATTATTATTGATAAATTTAAAAGCAATCTCTGGATTTGAAATAGAAAGTTTTAAAATAATTTCATGAATATGTGAGCCTTCCGAATTTGGCGTTTTTAAGAATTTCTTTCGTGCAGGCGTATTGAAAAATAAATCCTCAACTTTGACAGTCGTGCCAATATTTCCACCAGCCTCACGTGTCTCCGACATTTTCCCACCATGAATTTCAACTAGTGTTGCGAACTCACTTTCTTTTAACCGCGTTAGCAGGCTAAATTTAGATACCGAAGCAATCGTTGGCAACGCTTCACCACGGAATCCCAATGTATGAATTGTTGTCAAATCACCCGCGTTTTTTATTTTACTCGTTGCATGCCGAAGGACTGCCAGTTGGGCATCTTCATGACTCATCCCATCACCATTATCCGTGACGCGCATAAAACTTATACCACCGGACATAATTTCAACTTCAATTTTTGTGCTGCCAGCATCAATCGCATTTTCAATTAATTCTTTAACCACAGCAGACGGCCTTTCAACAACTTCGCCGGCAGCAATCTTATTCGCGGTTGTTTCATCTAACACACGGATCATAGTGCTCATAATTTACCAGCCTCTCCTTTCGCTTGATTTTGCAATTGATATAAAATATTCATTGCCTCTAGCGGTGTCATGCTCATAAGATCTAAGGTCAAAATTTGTTCACTTAATCCAGAAGCAAATAAAGATGACATTCCTTCATCTTTTTGCTTACTTTTATAATTTTCCTCTTTGCCGATTTGTTTTTCTTCCTGCTTTATTTCTATTTTTTGCTCAATTGTCTCGATTTGCGTTGCAGCAATATGAGTTGCTGTAACATGTTGATTTTCTAGTTCTGTTAAAATCTTTTTTGCACGTTCAGTTACAATTTTGGGCAGACCAGCTAATTTCGCAACATGAATCCCGTAACTTTTATCCGCTCCACCAGCAACAATTCTACGCAAAAAAACAACTTCACTCCCGCGTTCCTTGACAGCAACACAATAATTTTTAATCCCTTCAGCGTAATCCTCTAAATCGGTCAATTCATGATAATGTGTTGCAAATAAGGTTTTCGCACCAATTTTATCATGCACATGCTCAATCACCGCACGTGCAATGCTCATTCCATCAAATGTGCTTGTTCCGCGTCCGATTTCATCGAGAATAATTAAACTGCGCTTTGTCGCAAATTTTAAAATCTGCGCAACCTCATTCATCTCAACCATAAAAGTACTTTGACCACTCACTAAATCATCGCTTGCACCAATACGTGTAAATATACGATCGACAGGGCTAATTGTTGCCTCACGCACAGGAATAAAACTGCCGACTTGTGCCATTAAAGTCAACAACGCCACTTGCCGCATATAGGTAGACTTACCAGCCATATTAGGACCCGTAATTACCATAACTTCACTATCCATATGATTTAATTCTGTATCATTTGGGACAAACATTTCTCGATTTAAAATTCGCTCCACTAAA from Massilibacillus massiliensis carries:
- the mnmA gene encoding tRNA 2-thiouridine(34) synthase MnmA, giving the protein MCAKPKVVVAMSGGVDSSLTAALLVREGYDVIGVTMRLSDDSRDFDAEADRGCCSLSAVDDARRVADTIGIPHYVMNFRDMFQTTVIDYFVDEYAQGRTPNPCIACNRYVKFEGLLQRSLELGAEFVATGHYARIEQDKNTGRYVLRKGTDDTKDQSYALYHLNQKTLHHFMMPLGNYSKVETRKMAAEFNLSVANKPDSQEICFVPNDDYKAYLEDKVPRALTPGNIVDLSGKVIGKHKGVPLYTIGQRKGLGIAAKNPLYVVGLDMKKNQVIVGSNEDVFAKELIATDLNWITIDTLQEPLKVSAKIRYGAKEGDALITPLADGVVKVTFNEMQRAITPGQSVVFYDGDVVVGGGSIIRAVHKK
- the nifU gene encoding Fe-S cluster assembly scaffold protein NifU, which produces MSTSDYTEKVMDHFTNPRNVGEIVDANGVGEVGNAKCGDIMKIFLKVEDNIIKDVKFKTFGCGAAIATSSMVTEMVMGKTLEDALEITNQAVAEALGGLPPVKMHCSNLAADAMHEAIKDYISKQKK
- the nifS gene encoding cysteine desulfurase NifS; protein product: MRRIYFDHSATTPTDKTIASAMLEYMTTKFGNPSSVHSFGREVRKEVRDARENIAALIHANENEIFFTSGGSESDNFALKGVAFANKNKGNHIITTQIEHHAVLHTCQWLEKQDFEVTYLPVDEDGMVRIEDLKAAITDKTILISVMFANNEVGTIEPIKEIGAIAKEHGIYFHTDAVQAVANVEIDVQEMHIDLLSLSGHKFYGPKGIGAIYIRRGVRIQPMQLGGAQERNMRAGTENVPAIVGLGMAAKIAKQDFVENNTHLLKLRDKLIQGIQERIPDIKLNGHPTKRLPGNVNFSFRYIEGESLLLNLDIKGIAASSGSACTSGSLDPSHVLLAMGLTHEIAHGSLRISLGRDNTEEDIAYTLEVLPQIIARLRSMSPLSAENSTGVMAKPCKTCYKK
- a CDS encoding RrF2 family transcriptional regulator — its product is MKLSTKGRYGVAAMYELALHYGEGPISLKTIAANQGISEHYLEQLICTLRNAGYVTSVRGAQGGYILSKDPACITVGDIITTMEGPIALVDCLLTDAKENSYCEKAGACVTRGVWAKVCDSINSVLDSISLADLCRDEKK
- a CDS encoding replication-associated recombination protein A, which gives rise to MNLFSYSNAEVHTSSQPLAVRMRPRTFEEFIGHEEMIGNSKFLRKMIESDHISSMIIFGPPGTGKTTLAHMIAAMTNSHFEKLNAVSAGIADIRKIVDAAKERLQFYQKRTIVFIDEIHRFNKSQQDVLLPYVEDGRIILIGATTENPYFEVNLPLLSRVRIVRLQLLSNRDIVAILKQALSDRERGLGLFDITCSDEMFEKIAAVGNGDARVALNILEQASMLLSSGGQITNEILREIIGEKLQTYDKTGDNHYDTISAFIKSMRGSDPDAALHYLARMLVAGENLNFIARRIAICAAEDVGNADPQALVIAMAAVQSVQFLGMPEARIPLAQAVTYVASAPKSNAAYLAIDAAISDVKNKNCGQIPLHLRDAHYKGAAKLGHGETYLYPHNYENHFIVQHYLPDELDGATYYSPTENGTEKAIRARLKQHWGKKY
- the dut gene encoding dUTP diphosphatase, which gives rise to MAVRGFEVIRSYMARDIQLPKRKTIASAGYDIEAGEKTVLKAQKVSLIPTGLKAYMQKDEYLGIHIRSGFSIKNMVTLINSQGIIDADYYNNVDNEGHIMLAVFNHNEEDVMIEKGMRIAQGVFYKYLTTDDDCVHESAIRQGGMGSTGEK
- the hfq gene encoding RNA chaperone Hfq; the protein is MPMKVINLQDSFLNQVRKENAAVIIYLVNGFQLRGAVKGFDNFTVIIENDGKQQLVYKHAISTITPFKPLNNGLNGEKKEESKA
- the miaA gene encoding tRNA (adenosine(37)-N6)-dimethylallyltransferase MiaA, which gives rise to MELSMRVNHKEKLIVILGPTAVGKTNLSIQLAKKLNTEIISGDSMLVYRGFNIGTAKPTMEEQAGITHHLIDILTPNEEFNVTQFREVASRKIYEINREHKVPILAGGTGLYIKSLIEDYRFNETPSDEAYRLNLEELAKLHGKEYVHAMLQKVDPESAKRLHVNDFRRVIRALEVYHFGGEHISQNKNAEGELAYDAYVIGLTMERSRLYERINQRVDLMIDAGLVKEVEMLLQQGVAADCQAMKGIGYKEIIAYLQGEVSLAFAVDHIKKATRHFAKRQLTWFKKMPYIHWYDVEQVCLEDVMENVYIDIAGKYSIK
- a CDS encoding class I SAM-dependent methyltransferase; amino-acid sequence: MMDIIVTTGQKTTLEQVVKAQEVAKTLHAVFVSRENFSIATLRKSCKVETILVVSKRGLVVHTLEGELFFHLNMAQLRIKNLRMGKIDNMVQAMGLQEGMSVLDCTLGLAADSIVASYIAGEKGRIVGLEVSPILALIAKLGLKQYQTNEPELQNALRRIEVVQEDYNMYLLQLPKNSFDVVYIDPMFRRPIHESVNLQPMRCLADHRAVSLESLTEARRVAKKCVVVKETNHSSEFERLQIETIFGGKYSSVNYGVIDASKS
- the mutL gene encoding DNA mismatch repair endonuclease MutL encodes the protein MSTMIRVLDETTANKIAAGEVVERPSAVVKELIENAIDAGSTKIEVEIMSGGISFMRVTDNGDGMSHEDAQLAVLRHATSKIKNAGDLTTIHTLGFRGEALPTIASVSKFSLLTRLKESEFATLVEIHGGKMSETREAGGNIGTTVKVEDLFFNTPARKKFLKTPNSEGSHIHEIILKLSISNPEIAFKFINNNKLVLSTPGNGNLFDTLKNIYGTKVSDGLLPLAFVDEGISIQGFLSKPNIIRSNRQWQTFIVNGRIIGSRSIAKAIDNAYHSLLPKSGYPLVVMNIQVPQNTIDVNVHPQKSELKFEDEGRIFKAVYKTVLDAIRNHDQLDSIAAPVQNIERHYAPIRFPVQENLHQQYVPMPSPITPSEHTVSFAEAQAIRQNEVRFSEVPTERMQETPAEYVHEQESRGESTLVYEGVLMPMGQVDRCYIIASDGKGLYIVDQHAAHERILYDRFAKMTEEIPSQQLLVHLFLDFDDKECGLILNHQDLFHQLGFSMEASGPMTMRLKEIPADIPIGEAEAVIREILEALQNLHQPTSQEIRHACLAITACRAAIKAGDLLNIRQMQILLDELTNTTLPYTCPHGRPSIIKFESGELAKMFKRT